A part of Thermoflexus hugenholtzii JAD2 genomic DNA contains:
- the ald gene encoding alanine dehydrogenase — MHIGIPKERRPEEYRVSLTPAGVEMLTQAGHTVWVESGAGLGAGFTDEDYRRAGAQIVYSGPEVYGRADLVVKVARPTQEEFEWLREGQALMGFLHLAAARRDKIEILLQRRITAIAYETVQADDGTLPILAPISAIAGRMAAHVAATLLQNDRGGKGILLGGAPGVPPAEVVILGAGVVGSNAARAFAGMGASVYVLDKDIRRLQRLEELCGSQVVTMVSHPYNLRKVVRFADVLIGAVLVPGARTPILVTREMVRSMKPRSLIMDISIDQGGCVETSRPTTHRDPTFVEEGVIHYAVPNMTGVLGRTATHALTNALWPFLEEIARVGLEEALDRDPALARGVNTREGQVTHPELARVLEMEASIRQG; from the coding sequence ATGCACATCGGGATCCCGAAAGAGCGCCGACCGGAGGAATACCGGGTGAGCCTCACCCCGGCAGGGGTGGAGATGCTGACCCAGGCCGGACATACGGTGTGGGTGGAGAGCGGGGCAGGCCTGGGAGCCGGCTTCACGGATGAGGACTACCGCCGCGCGGGCGCCCAGATCGTCTACTCCGGGCCCGAGGTCTATGGACGGGCGGATCTGGTCGTGAAGGTGGCCCGGCCCACCCAGGAGGAGTTCGAGTGGCTTCGGGAGGGCCAGGCCCTGATGGGCTTCCTCCATCTCGCCGCCGCCCGACGAGACAAGATCGAGATCCTGCTCCAGCGGCGGATCACCGCCATCGCCTACGAGACAGTGCAGGCCGACGACGGCACCCTCCCCATCCTGGCTCCGATCAGCGCCATCGCCGGGCGGATGGCCGCCCATGTCGCCGCCACCCTGCTTCAGAACGACCGGGGGGGCAAAGGGATCCTCCTGGGCGGTGCCCCGGGCGTCCCGCCCGCCGAGGTGGTGATCCTAGGGGCCGGCGTCGTGGGCTCCAACGCCGCCCGGGCCTTCGCCGGCATGGGAGCCAGCGTCTATGTGCTGGACAAAGACATCCGTCGGCTCCAGCGCCTCGAGGAGCTGTGCGGAAGCCAGGTCGTCACTATGGTCTCGCATCCCTACAACCTGCGTAAGGTCGTCCGCTTCGCCGATGTGCTGATCGGCGCCGTGCTGGTGCCCGGCGCCCGCACGCCCATCCTGGTCACCCGGGAGATGGTCCGCTCTATGAAGCCTCGATCCCTGATCATGGACATCTCCATCGATCAGGGCGGGTGCGTCGAGACCAGCCGCCCCACCACCCACCGCGACCCCACTTTCGTCGAGGAGGGGGTGATCCACTATGCGGTGCCCAACATGACCGGCGTGCTGGGGCGGACCGCCACACACGCGCTGACGAACGCTCTGTGGCCGTTCCTGGAGGAGATCGCCCGGGTGGGCCTGGAGGAGGCCCTGGATCGGGATCCAGCCCTGGCCCGTGGGGTGAACACCCGTGAGGGTCAGGTGACCCACCCGGAGCTGGCCCGTGTTCTGGAGATGGAGGCCTCGATCCGCCAGGGTTGA
- a CDS encoding acetyl-CoA hydrolase/transferase family protein: protein MELYREKLMTPEEAVRRYIRSGMRVFLSGNCGVPQRLLAALVEYAPQLENVEIVQVLTVGPADYVTPGMERHIRVNTLFISDNVRRAVQEGRADFTPCFLSEIPGLFRSGRLPLDVALIQVSPPDEHGFCSFGVEVGITKPAAQSARVVIAEVNEHMPRTLGDSFIHISRLTAVVPVSYPLPEVHMAEQSEVARRIAEHIAAMVPDGATLQTGIGAIPDAVLRALTNHKDLGIHTELFSDGIIDLVEKGVITGERKTLHPGKIVAGFMLGTRRLYEFVHDNPIFELHPTDYVNDPFIIAQNERMVAINSAIEVDLTGQVCADSIGHLFYSGVGGQLDFIYGASRSRGGLPIIALPSTARLKDGTVISRIVPTLKPGAGVTTTRNHVRFVVTEWGVADLYGKTIRQRARALIEIAHPDFREELERAAYELRYLREDR from the coding sequence ATGGAACTCTACCGCGAGAAGCTGATGACGCCGGAGGAAGCCGTCCGTCGCTACATCCGATCCGGGATGCGGGTGTTCCTCTCGGGGAACTGCGGGGTCCCTCAGCGCCTGTTAGCCGCCCTGGTGGAATACGCCCCTCAGCTGGAGAACGTGGAGATCGTGCAGGTCCTCACCGTGGGCCCCGCGGATTATGTGACCCCCGGCATGGAGCGGCACATCCGCGTCAACACCCTCTTCATCAGCGACAACGTCCGCCGGGCCGTCCAGGAGGGCCGGGCCGATTTCACCCCCTGTTTCCTCTCCGAGATCCCCGGCCTGTTCCGCAGCGGCCGGCTCCCCCTGGACGTGGCCCTCATCCAGGTCTCGCCGCCGGATGAGCATGGGTTCTGCTCCTTTGGAGTGGAGGTGGGGATCACCAAGCCGGCGGCCCAGTCGGCGCGCGTGGTGATCGCGGAGGTCAATGAACACATGCCCCGCACCCTGGGCGACAGCTTCATCCACATCTCCCGGCTCACCGCCGTCGTCCCTGTCTCCTACCCTCTCCCCGAGGTCCACATGGCGGAGCAATCCGAGGTGGCCCGGCGCATCGCCGAGCACATCGCCGCCATGGTCCCGGACGGTGCCACGCTACAGACCGGCATCGGAGCCATCCCCGACGCCGTGCTCCGGGCGCTCACCAACCACAAGGACCTGGGGATCCACACGGAGCTGTTCTCCGACGGGATCATTGATCTGGTGGAGAAAGGGGTGATCACGGGGGAGCGGAAAACCCTGCACCCCGGGAAGATCGTGGCCGGCTTCATGTTGGGCACCCGCCGGCTCTACGAGTTCGTCCACGACAACCCGATCTTTGAGCTGCATCCCACCGATTACGTGAACGATCCCTTCATCATCGCTCAAAACGAACGCATGGTGGCCATCAACTCGGCCATCGAGGTGGATCTCACCGGGCAGGTCTGCGCGGACAGCATCGGCCATCTCTTTTACAGCGGGGTGGGTGGGCAGCTGGATTTCATCTACGGCGCCTCCCGGTCCCGCGGGGGGCTGCCCATCATCGCCCTGCCCAGCACCGCCCGCCTGAAGGATGGGACGGTGATCAGCCGCATCGTGCCCACCCTCAAACCCGGCGCCGGCGTCACCACCACCCGCAACCATGTCCGCTTCGTGGTCACCGAGTGGGGGGTGGCGGATCTCTACGGGAAGACCATCCGCCAGCGGGCCCGGGCCCTGATCGAGATCGCCCATCCAGACTTCCGGGAGGAGCTGGAGCGCGCCGCCTACGAGCTGCGTTATCTGCGGGAGGATCGATGA
- a CDS encoding HAMP domain-containing sensor histidine kinase, with amino-acid sequence MSRDGALPLLRGGPGDLLRALGERALRLPLFYKILIANTLLVAAGAVIGTTLSFRAGHQLSGEAYYRWRYAYILLFATGGTALSALIYSLLVRWALRPLEQLQEAAEAIRRGQFNVRVPPHPFRDAQMEQLVETFNQMVETIVSNSERLHWLSQQILQAQEEERARIARELHDEAAQWLTSLLIRQRLLLRSLPPEMRPEVEELQRMTTAALEHLRRIAMELRPAILDDLGLVEALRWQAEEFQKQTGLSLTLQIQGRIERLPRQVELVLYRVAQEALTNIARHARATRVEITLNCSTEHLELLIADDGVGFDPEAVRRSRARSLGLIGMAERLALIGGTLEIDSAPGKGTRIRARVPAGGPHCLAREVWHDERRTEDPHPDRG; translated from the coding sequence ATGTCCCGTGATGGAGCGCTCCCTCTGTTAAGGGGAGGCCCGGGGGATCTCCTGCGCGCCCTGGGGGAACGGGCGCTCCGGTTGCCTTTGTTTTACAAGATCCTGATCGCCAACACCCTCCTGGTCGCGGCCGGGGCCGTGATCGGCACCACCCTGTCCTTCCGGGCAGGCCACCAGCTGTCGGGGGAGGCTTACTACCGCTGGCGCTACGCTTACATCCTGCTCTTCGCGACAGGAGGAACCGCGCTGAGCGCGCTGATCTACAGCCTGCTGGTGCGCTGGGCCCTCCGCCCTCTGGAGCAGCTCCAGGAGGCCGCGGAGGCGATCCGCCGGGGTCAGTTCAACGTGCGTGTTCCCCCCCATCCCTTCCGCGACGCCCAGATGGAGCAGCTGGTGGAGACCTTCAACCAGATGGTGGAAACCATCGTTAGCAACAGCGAGCGCCTGCACTGGCTTTCCCAGCAGATCCTGCAGGCTCAGGAGGAGGAACGAGCGCGGATCGCGCGGGAACTGCACGATGAGGCCGCCCAGTGGCTGACCTCTCTGTTGATCCGCCAACGCTTGCTCCTCCGCAGCCTCCCTCCGGAGATGCGCCCGGAGGTGGAGGAGCTCCAGCGGATGACCACCGCCGCCCTGGAGCATCTCCGCCGGATCGCCATGGAGCTCCGCCCCGCCATCCTGGACGACCTGGGGCTGGTAGAAGCACTGCGATGGCAGGCGGAGGAGTTCCAGAAGCAGACAGGGCTCTCCCTCACCCTCCAGATCCAGGGGCGGATCGAGCGGCTGCCCCGCCAGGTGGAACTGGTTCTTTACCGGGTCGCCCAGGAAGCCCTGACCAACATCGCCCGGCACGCCCGGGCCACCCGGGTGGAGATCACATTAAACTGTTCAACGGAGCATCTGGAGCTTTTGATCGCAGATGACGGGGTCGGCTTCGACCCGGAGGCGGTCCGGCGGTCGCGCGCCCGCTCCCTCGGGCTGATCGGGATGGCCGAGCGTCTCGCCCTGATCGGGGGGACACTGGAGATCGATTCCGCCCCCGGCAAGGGCACGCGCATCCGCGCCCGGGTGCCTGCGGGTGGACCCCATTGTCTGGCTCGGGAGGTCTGGCATGATGAACGGAGGACGGAAGATCCGCATCCTGATCGCGGATGA
- a CDS encoding response regulator transcription factor, with translation MNGGRKIRILIADDHPVLRRGLRALIEEEPDMEVVGEAGNGLEAVQLAERLRPDVVIMDISMPELDGLEATRRIRERFPSTYILILTVHAHERYLFPVLKAGASGYVRKTAADEELIEAIRVVARGDVFLYPSATRMLLDDYLAQVRAGREQDSYESLSEREREILRLLAEGHTNAEIAQKLNLSVKTVETYRTRIMEKLHLRTRAELVRYALRKGLISEETA, from the coding sequence ATGAACGGAGGACGGAAGATCCGCATCCTGATCGCGGATGACCACCCGGTGCTCCGCCGGGGTCTGCGGGCGCTGATCGAAGAAGAGCCGGACATGGAGGTAGTGGGGGAGGCTGGGAACGGCCTGGAGGCGGTGCAGCTGGCCGAGCGGCTCCGCCCGGATGTGGTCATCATGGACATCTCGATGCCGGAGCTGGACGGGCTGGAGGCAACCCGGCGCATCCGCGAACGTTTCCCTTCCACCTATATACTGATCCTCACCGTCCATGCCCACGAACGCTATCTCTTCCCTGTCCTCAAGGCAGGAGCCTCCGGATACGTTCGCAAGACCGCCGCGGACGAGGAGCTGATCGAGGCCATCCGGGTGGTGGCCCGGGGCGACGTCTTTCTTTACCCCTCCGCCACCCGCATGCTCCTGGACGATTACCTCGCCCAGGTTCGGGCCGGGCGTGAGCAGGATTCCTACGAGAGCCTCAGCGAGCGGGAGCGGGAGATCCTCCGCCTGCTGGCGGAGGGTCACACCAACGCGGAGATCGCTCAGAAATTGAACCTCAGCGTGAAAACGGTGGAGACTTACCGAACGCGCATCATGGAGAAGCTGCATCTGCGCACCCGGGCCGAGCTGGTGCGTTATGCCCTCCGCAAAGGCCTGATCTCCGAAGAGACCGCTTGA
- a CDS encoding tungsten cofactor oxidoreductase radical SAM maturase — protein MARLRLEADGTLRLPPEILRSYGVEPGTEGVLEQTEDGWAFHVIRPDLRRVYVEVTALCNLNCAICIRQVWRDRPGSMPWEVFEELIRQLRAFPELRRITFGGFGEPLVHPRIADMVALARTLGVGITLTTNGLLLDGAVAEALSEAGLDTVVVSIDTAHLQAYRQAGLVDGLDRVIDNIRGLQALARAHRRLVPRIGLEFVLTRDSLPELPQVPRLAQALGASFVLITHLLPHTPEQAQAILYDRGEPLPALPGWPVPGGDWLVWGLARMPRSRWGAMRRCRFVEERSTVIRWDGGVSPCYALMHSYPYYIYGRRKEVTAYILGFIQQRPLIEIWSSEEYVRFRAKVRAFRFPSCVDCGMACYYAAHNEDCWGNTPSCADCLWAQDIIRCP, from the coding sequence TTGGCCCGTTTGAGGCTTGAAGCGGACGGAACGCTGCGCCTTCCCCCGGAGATCCTTCGTTCATACGGCGTGGAGCCGGGGACGGAAGGCGTGCTGGAGCAAACAGAGGATGGATGGGCTTTCCACGTCATCCGCCCCGATCTGCGCCGCGTTTATGTGGAGGTCACCGCCCTCTGTAATCTCAACTGCGCCATCTGCATCCGCCAGGTCTGGCGGGATCGCCCCGGATCCATGCCCTGGGAGGTTTTCGAGGAGCTCATCCGACAGCTGCGGGCCTTCCCCGAACTGCGCCGGATCACGTTCGGCGGGTTCGGGGAGCCCCTCGTCCATCCCCGCATCGCGGACATGGTGGCCCTGGCGCGAACCCTGGGTGTGGGGATCACCCTGACCACTAACGGCCTGCTTTTGGATGGGGCGGTGGCGGAGGCGCTGTCGGAAGCCGGGCTGGACACGGTGGTCGTGTCCATCGACACCGCCCACCTTCAGGCCTATCGGCAGGCCGGCCTGGTCGACGGCCTGGATCGGGTCATCGATAACATCCGCGGGCTGCAGGCGCTGGCGCGGGCGCACCGCCGCCTGGTCCCCCGCATCGGGCTGGAGTTCGTGCTCACCCGGGACAGCCTCCCGGAGCTCCCTCAGGTCCCCCGCCTGGCCCAGGCCCTGGGGGCCTCGTTCGTCCTCATCACCCATCTGCTCCCCCACACGCCGGAACAAGCCCAAGCTATCCTGTATGACCGCGGAGAGCCCCTCCCCGCCCTTCCCGGCTGGCCGGTCCCCGGCGGAGACTGGCTGGTCTGGGGTCTCGCCCGGATGCCGCGCTCCCGATGGGGCGCGATGCGGCGCTGTCGCTTTGTCGAAGAACGCTCCACCGTGATCCGATGGGACGGCGGGGTGAGCCCCTGCTACGCGTTGATGCATTCATACCCCTATTACATTTATGGACGTCGTAAAGAGGTCACCGCTTACATCTTGGGCTTCATCCAGCAACGCCCCCTTATCGAGATTTGGAGCTCGGAGGAATATGTGCGGTTTCGGGCGAAAGTGCGGGCCTTCCGCTTCCCCTCATGCGTGGATTGCGGGATGGCCTGCTACTACGCTGCCCACAACGAGGACTGCTGGGGAAACACCCCTTCCTGCGCCGATTGCCTCTGGGCTCAGGATATCATCCGCTGCCCATGA
- a CDS encoding rhodanese-like domain-containing protein: protein MKRTLWILLTIFALTLAACGPAVAPTPTVAPPTPTVAPTPIPPTPTKAALDLKAVVDRFLSGIPDKYYTVGTVDALKDMLAAGNVVLVDVREPNEYAEGHIPGAVNIPIRTLAKNLDKLPKDKPVVVYCRTGHRAGMATAALQLLGYTNVRNFTPAILGWKDAGEPLSTEPVEARSVGQPQVDPELLAVVDRFLSGIPDKYYTVGAVDALKDMLAAGNVVLVDVREPNEYAEGHIPGAVNIPIRTLAKNLDKLPKDKPVVVYCRTGHRAGMATAALQLLGYTNVRNFTPAILGWQKAGEPLEKAQ from the coding sequence ATGAAGCGGACGTTGTGGATCCTTCTCACCATCTTTGCTCTAACGCTGGCGGCCTGCGGGCCTGCGGTTGCTCCGACGCCCACCGTAGCCCCTCCCACGCCGACGGTGGCGCCCACTCCGATCCCGCCGACGCCCACCAAAGCGGCCCTCGACCTGAAGGCGGTGGTGGATCGGTTTTTGAGTGGGATTCCGGACAAGTATTACACGGTGGGGACGGTGGATGCGTTGAAGGACATGCTGGCAGCGGGGAACGTGGTGCTGGTGGATGTGCGGGAGCCGAATGAGTATGCGGAGGGGCACATCCCTGGGGCGGTGAACATCCCGATTCGGACGCTGGCGAAGAATCTGGACAAGCTGCCGAAGGACAAGCCGGTGGTGGTCTATTGTCGGACGGGGCATCGGGCGGGGATGGCCACGGCGGCGCTGCAGCTGCTGGGCTACACCAACGTGCGTAACTTCACCCCCGCCATCCTCGGCTGGAAGGACGCCGGGGAGCCGCTCAGCACCGAGCCGGTGGAAGCGCGCTCCGTCGGACAGCCCCAAGTGGATCCGGAGCTCCTCGCGGTAGTGGATCGGTTTTTGAGTGGGATTCCGGACAAGTATTACACGGTGGGGGCGGTGGATGCGTTGAAGGACATGCTGGCGGCGGGGAACGTGGTGCTGGTGGACGTGCGGGAGCCGAATGAGTATGCGGAGGGGCACATCCCTGGGGCGGTGAACATCCCGATTCGGACGCTGGCGAAGAATCTGGACAAGCTGCCGAAGGATAAGCCGGTGGTGGTCTATTGTCGGACGGGGCATCGGGCGGGGATGGCCACGGCGGCGTTGCAGCTGCTGGGCTACACCAACGTGCGTAACTTCACCCCCGCCATCCTCGGCTGGCAGAAGGCTGGGGAGCCTTTGGAGAAAGCCCAGTGA
- a CDS encoding formate dehydrogenase subunit gamma, whose product MAKQTVRWVLRYRPGQRVVHWLHAGAFFVLLITGLALIWPPLSFLAAGGLSRLLHRVAAVIFLLTPVLYALLDFRGLRDLVRDSFTYTREDLEWLKGFPGYFLGRTSHLPPQGRINAGQKIHHALTIIAYFAISGSGLALWLGKGSLGPIGLLAATLVHDVSMAVMAILTVGHIYFTFVYDALPAMTTGYVSEEYARMEHAMWLASIPQEPPYVIEVQEEIPEPRRVPGARAEEEAVG is encoded by the coding sequence ATGGCCAAGCAGACAGTTCGGTGGGTGCTGCGCTATCGTCCGGGCCAGCGGGTGGTCCACTGGCTCCACGCGGGGGCCTTCTTCGTTCTCCTCATCACCGGTCTGGCCCTGATCTGGCCACCCCTCTCCTTCCTCGCGGCCGGTGGCCTCTCCCGCCTGCTGCACCGGGTGGCGGCGGTGATCTTCCTCCTCACCCCCGTCCTATATGCCCTTCTGGACTTCCGGGGGCTTCGGGATCTGGTTCGGGATTCCTTCACCTACACCCGAGAGGATCTGGAATGGCTGAAAGGTTTCCCGGGCTATTTCCTGGGTCGGACGTCGCATCTGCCTCCGCAGGGGCGGATCAACGCGGGCCAGAAGATCCATCATGCCCTCACCATCATTGCCTACTTCGCTATCTCCGGCTCCGGCCTGGCCCTGTGGCTGGGCAAGGGCTCCCTGGGGCCCATCGGCCTGCTCGCCGCAACGCTCGTTCACGATGTGTCGATGGCTGTGATGGCCATCCTCACCGTAGGTCACATCTACTTCACTTTCGTTTACGATGCCCTGCCGGCGATGACCACTGGCTACGTCAGCGAGGAATACGCTCGGATGGAGCATGCCATGTGGCTGGCCTCCATCCCCCAGGAGCCTCCCTATGTGATCGAAGTGCAGGAGGAGATCCCAGAGCCTCGCCGGGTTCCCGGCGCCCGAGCTGAGGAGGAAGCAGTGGGATAA
- a CDS encoding 4Fe-4S dicluster domain-containing protein, with product MARLAMLIDLSRCLGCQACVIACKAGRELAPGERWVEIREVVWGRFPELQGAFVPHRCFHCAEAACVQVCPTGALYKRDGFTLVDFGRCSGCGYCVEVCPYQVPRLVDGRVSKCASCLDLVQRGEEPWCVRTCPAGALQCGTREEILAEAQARVAALKDRYPEAQIYGETQMGGLGVIMVLPAPPETLGLPAQPQIPPLAIWKGGVQPLSLGALALSALTSGIAFFIARRRHLEEKRNSQNHGE from the coding sequence GTGGCCCGGCTGGCGATGCTGATCGACCTGAGTCGGTGTCTGGGTTGCCAAGCATGTGTGATCGCTTGCAAGGCCGGCCGGGAGCTGGCCCCAGGAGAGCGATGGGTGGAGATCCGGGAGGTGGTGTGGGGCCGCTTTCCCGAGCTGCAGGGCGCCTTCGTCCCGCATCGTTGCTTCCACTGTGCGGAGGCGGCGTGCGTTCAGGTCTGTCCGACCGGCGCCCTCTACAAGCGTGATGGTTTCACGCTGGTGGATTTCGGCCGATGCAGCGGGTGTGGCTATTGCGTCGAGGTTTGCCCGTATCAGGTGCCGCGCCTGGTGGACGGACGCGTCTCCAAATGCGCTTCGTGTCTGGATCTGGTTCAGAGGGGCGAGGAGCCGTGGTGCGTCCGAACTTGCCCGGCGGGGGCCCTGCAGTGCGGAACCCGGGAGGAGATCCTGGCGGAGGCCCAGGCGCGGGTGGCCGCTCTGAAGGATCGCTACCCCGAGGCTCAGATCTATGGAGAGACCCAGATGGGCGGTCTGGGGGTCATCATGGTGCTTCCGGCACCGCCGGAGACGCTGGGCCTGCCGGCGCAGCCGCAGATCCCGCCCCTGGCCATCTGGAAGGGTGGGGTTCAGCCCTTGAGTCTGGGCGCCCTCGCGTTGAGCGCCCTCACCAGCGGGATCGCCTTCTTCATCGCCCGGCGGCGTCACTTAGAGGAAAAGCGGAACTCTCAAAACCATGGGGAGTGA